A stretch of Aedes aegypti strain LVP_AGWG chromosome 2, AaegL5.0 Primary Assembly, whole genome shotgun sequence DNA encodes these proteins:
- the LOC5576990 gene encoding ETS homologous factor — protein MQVESAAKWRVPPLDLSAVSVLSNESDRRWSNNHGLHHASGQAPLPPPPKKIQYGPDGLPIDPRDWTRANVWTWLINLAQSEGLDISPELAQKFPMNGKALCLMSLDMYLSRVPVGGKMLYRDFRVRLARAMSL, from the coding sequence ATGCAAGTAGAAAGTGCAGCAAAGTGGCGCGTACCGCCGTTGGATCTATCCGCGGTCAGTGTGCTCTCCAACGAAAGCGATCGGCGGTGGAGCAATAATCACGGCCTTCATCATGCGTCCGGCCAAGCACCGCTACCTCCGCCACCGAAGAAGATCCAATATGGTCCCGATGGTTTGCCGATTGATCCCCGGGATTGGACACGTGCCAATGTGTGGACCTGGCTCATAAATTTGGCCCAGTCTGAAGGGTTGGACATAAGCCCTGAGCTGGCGCAAAAGTTTCCCATGAATGGAAAAGCCCTTTGCCTCATGAGCTTGGATATGTACCTCAGTAGAGTTCCGGTGGGAGGAAAAATGCTCTACCGGGATTTCCGGGTGCGGCTTGCTCGAGCCATGAGCTTGTAA